In Rhodothermus marinus DSM 4252, a single genomic region encodes these proteins:
- a CDS encoding efflux RND transporter permease subunit → MLHRLIDFSLRQRFVALSLVALMAFGGIVALERIPINSLPDVTPVQVLIITKAGRYSPYDVEQLVSFPIETAMTGLPRVREVRSISQFGLSAVTVEFEEGTDIYFARQLVAQRLQDVREQLPPDVSSPQLGPISTALGEIYQYVVRGDGYSLTELREIQDWIIAPQLRAVPGVTEVNSFGGFVKQYEVIVDPEQLRALRLSLRDIIDAIERNNSVSGGNYLEHNQEQYIIRGFGQIRTTDDLERIVVARRGERPIYLRDVATVRLGRQIRQGAVTQDGKGEVVTGIVMMLRGENGREVIRRVEEKIEEINPRLPPGVRIEKFYDQSDLIARTTGTIKENLLEGGFLVIAVLLLLLGEIKGALIVASVIPLSMLFAFIGMRAFGLAANLMSLGAIDFGMIVDGSVVMVEHMVHRLETDRSGRSRLALLRQAAHEVARPMFFGVLIILMVYVPIATFRGMEGILYRPMAITVASAVFGSLLLALVYVPAIATLVFRRGVRVRRNYLMDWLRPRYRRFLEKSLNRRKTTLAVALLVFGAALALLPFLGTEFLPELDEGSILIEEVRMPSVTLETSVENANWLAGQLIRHIPEIQTVVPKTGRSDLANDWMGVHQTDVWIILKPRDQWRPGMTKEKIIEQIRPFLETEPGLAYNFTQPIAMRVDELTSGVKSDIAVKLYGENLDTLAAVAARIARFLPDLPGTDNFYVEKFAGQPYLNIEIDREAIAAFGLNVEDVQQVIEAGLGGAPAGQVFEGQRRFDIVVRFPEAYRNNFEAIMEAPVALPGGGTIPLRRVAHIRAEEGPREIARENGWRRLVVGINIKDIDIGTYVSNLQRAIATQVKLPPGVFLEYGGTFENQQRAMRHLYVAVPLALLIIIGLLYLMFGEMRYPLMILSVLPLALAGGVFALWLRGMYLSISAAVGFIALFGVAVLNGVVMIAHLNALRRQGLSVREAVLQGATDRLRPVLMTALVASLGFVPMAFNTGPGSEVQRPLATVVIGGLITATLLTLRVLPTIYDWLERDDRPPRGPEPEWEEDGQMAAPVSAANTRT, encoded by the coding sequence ATGCTGCATCGCCTGATTGACTTCAGCCTCCGGCAACGCTTTGTCGCGCTGAGCCTGGTGGCCCTGATGGCCTTCGGCGGGATCGTGGCCCTTGAGCGCATCCCGATCAACTCGCTTCCCGATGTTACGCCCGTTCAGGTGCTCATCATCACCAAGGCCGGTCGCTATTCGCCGTACGATGTCGAACAACTGGTCAGTTTCCCGATCGAAACGGCCATGACCGGCCTGCCGCGGGTCAGAGAAGTGCGCTCGATCAGCCAGTTCGGTCTGTCGGCCGTCACGGTCGAGTTCGAAGAAGGCACCGACATCTACTTTGCCCGGCAGCTCGTGGCCCAGCGTCTGCAGGACGTGCGTGAACAGCTCCCGCCTGACGTTTCATCCCCGCAACTGGGGCCGATCTCGACGGCACTCGGCGAAATCTACCAGTATGTGGTGCGGGGCGATGGCTATTCGCTCACCGAACTGCGCGAAATTCAGGACTGGATCATCGCGCCGCAGCTCCGCGCGGTACCCGGCGTGACCGAGGTCAACAGCTTTGGTGGGTTCGTCAAACAGTACGAAGTGATTGTCGATCCGGAGCAGCTCCGGGCGCTGCGGTTGAGCCTGCGCGACATCATCGACGCCATCGAACGCAACAACAGCGTCTCGGGCGGCAATTACCTGGAGCACAACCAGGAACAGTACATCATTCGCGGGTTCGGACAGATCCGCACCACGGACGACCTGGAGCGCATCGTCGTGGCACGTCGGGGCGAGCGTCCCATCTATCTGCGCGACGTGGCCACCGTACGCCTGGGACGGCAGATCCGACAGGGGGCCGTCACGCAGGACGGAAAGGGCGAGGTCGTCACCGGTATCGTCATGATGCTTCGAGGTGAGAACGGCCGCGAAGTCATCCGTCGCGTCGAAGAGAAAATTGAGGAAATCAATCCGCGTCTGCCGCCCGGGGTCCGCATCGAGAAATTCTACGACCAGTCGGACCTGATCGCGCGCACCACGGGCACAATCAAAGAAAACCTGCTGGAAGGCGGTTTTCTGGTGATTGCCGTGCTGCTGCTGTTGCTGGGCGAGATCAAGGGGGCCCTGATCGTCGCCTCGGTCATTCCGCTTTCGATGCTGTTTGCTTTTATCGGCATGCGCGCCTTCGGGCTGGCGGCCAACTTGATGAGCCTGGGGGCCATCGACTTCGGGATGATCGTGGACGGTTCGGTTGTGATGGTCGAGCATATGGTGCATCGGCTTGAAACAGACCGAAGCGGACGCAGCCGACTGGCGCTGTTGCGTCAGGCCGCGCACGAAGTCGCCCGCCCCATGTTTTTCGGCGTGCTCATCATCCTGATGGTGTATGTGCCGATCGCCACGTTTCGGGGTATGGAGGGCATTCTCTATCGCCCGATGGCGATTACCGTGGCGTCGGCCGTGTTCGGTTCATTGCTGCTGGCGCTGGTCTATGTGCCGGCCATCGCTACCCTGGTTTTTCGCCGGGGCGTTCGGGTGCGCCGTAACTATCTGATGGACTGGCTGCGGCCGCGTTATCGGCGCTTTCTGGAGAAAAGCCTGAATCGGCGCAAGACGACCCTGGCCGTTGCGCTCCTGGTGTTCGGCGCGGCGCTGGCGCTCTTGCCGTTTCTGGGCACGGAGTTTCTGCCGGAACTGGACGAAGGATCCATCCTGATCGAAGAAGTACGGATGCCGAGCGTCACGCTGGAGACGTCGGTGGAAAATGCCAACTGGCTGGCCGGACAGCTCATCCGCCACATCCCGGAAATTCAGACCGTCGTGCCCAAAACAGGCCGTAGCGATCTGGCCAACGACTGGATGGGCGTGCATCAGACGGACGTCTGGATCATCCTCAAGCCACGCGATCAGTGGCGGCCAGGTATGACCAAAGAGAAAATCATCGAGCAGATCCGGCCTTTTCTCGAAACCGAGCCCGGCCTGGCTTACAACTTCACGCAGCCCATTGCAATGCGCGTCGACGAGCTGACCTCGGGGGTCAAAAGCGATATTGCGGTCAAACTCTACGGCGAAAACCTCGACACGCTGGCGGCTGTGGCGGCGCGCATCGCCCGGTTTCTGCCCGATCTGCCCGGCACCGATAACTTCTACGTGGAAAAATTCGCCGGTCAGCCGTATCTGAACATCGAAATCGATCGCGAAGCCATTGCAGCCTTCGGCCTGAACGTCGAGGACGTGCAGCAGGTGATCGAAGCCGGATTGGGCGGCGCACCGGCCGGACAGGTCTTCGAAGGCCAGCGGCGGTTCGATATCGTCGTGCGCTTTCCCGAAGCGTACCGAAATAACTTCGAGGCCATCATGGAGGCCCCGGTTGCGTTGCCGGGGGGCGGCACCATTCCGCTACGCCGGGTGGCGCACATCCGGGCCGAAGAGGGCCCCCGCGAGATTGCTCGCGAAAACGGCTGGCGTCGGCTCGTGGTGGGCATCAACATCAAGGACATAGACATCGGGACCTATGTGTCGAACCTGCAGCGGGCCATTGCAACGCAGGTCAAGCTGCCGCCCGGCGTCTTTCTGGAGTATGGCGGCACGTTCGAAAATCAGCAACGCGCCATGCGCCACCTGTATGTGGCGGTTCCGCTGGCTTTGCTCATCATTATCGGGTTGCTCTATCTGATGTTCGGAGAGATGCGCTATCCGCTGATGATTCTTTCGGTGTTGCCGCTGGCGCTGGCCGGCGGGGTGTTTGCGCTGTGGTTGCGCGGCATGTACCTGTCGATCTCGGCGGCGGTCGGTTTCATAGCCCTCTTCGGGGTGGCGGTGCTTAACGGTGTGGTGATGATCGCGCACTTGAACGCGCTGCGGCGTCAGGGGCTGTCGGTGCGTGAGGCGGTGTTGCAGGGGGCCACCGACCGGCTACGTCCGGTGTTGATGACCGCGCTGGTGGCCAGCCTGGGCTTTGTGCCCATGGCCTTCAATACAGGGCCGGGCTCCGAAGTGCAGCGTCCGCTGGCTACCGTGGTGATCGGTGGGCTCATTACGGCCACGCTGCTCACGCTGCGCGTGCTGCCCACCATCTACGACTGGCTCGAGCGGGACGACCGGCCCCCACGTGGCCCTGAACCGGAGTGGGAGGAAGATGGACAGATGGCGGCCCCTGTGTCGGCTGCAAATACTCGGACGTAA
- a CDS encoding PQQ-dependent sugar dehydrogenase gives MKSNRKIVAQWLLVLLLAGCNGINSRPVQQSLACDPDNGGITLPEGFCALVVADNVGRARHIVVRDNGDIYVALMRLQNGHGIAALRDTSGDGRADLIAYFGDVPGTGIDIRDGYLYFAPDTALLRYRLVEGELLPQEPPELVAGGLPERGQHAAKTFAFDEAGYVYINIGAPSNACQSRDRQRGVPGMDPCPLLERYGGIWRFRADVLGQRQDDGLRYATGIRNAVAIAWNPFADALYVVQHGRDQLDTLWPEYFDAEDNANLPAEEFFRVDEGDDFGWPYCYYDPIQNKKVLAPEYGGDGQTVGRCDQFEDPIVAYPAHWAPNDLIFYDGTQFPERYRGGAFIAFHGSWNRAPLPQAGYNVVFQPMNADGTPAGDWEVFADGFAGTDQIRSTGDAKHRPMGLAVGPDGSLYISDSVRGRIWRVIYRGS, from the coding sequence ATGAAAAGCAATCGAAAGATCGTTGCGCAATGGCTCCTGGTATTGCTGCTGGCCGGATGTAACGGCATAAACAGCCGGCCGGTTCAGCAAAGTCTGGCCTGCGACCCGGACAACGGCGGCATCACGCTCCCTGAAGGCTTCTGTGCGCTGGTGGTGGCCGACAACGTCGGCCGCGCCCGCCACATCGTGGTGCGCGACAACGGCGACATCTACGTGGCGCTGATGCGCCTGCAGAACGGCCACGGTATCGCCGCGCTGCGCGACACGAGCGGCGACGGCCGGGCCGACCTCATCGCCTACTTCGGCGACGTGCCCGGTACCGGCATCGACATCCGGGACGGCTACCTGTACTTTGCGCCCGATACGGCCCTGCTGCGCTATCGGCTTGTCGAGGGCGAGCTGCTTCCGCAGGAGCCGCCCGAACTGGTAGCAGGCGGGCTCCCCGAGCGCGGCCAGCATGCGGCCAAGACGTTCGCCTTCGACGAGGCCGGCTACGTGTACATCAACATCGGGGCGCCGTCGAACGCCTGTCAGTCGCGCGACCGTCAGCGGGGCGTGCCGGGCATGGATCCGTGTCCGCTGCTGGAGCGCTACGGCGGCATCTGGCGCTTCCGGGCCGACGTGCTCGGCCAGCGGCAGGACGACGGCCTGCGCTACGCCACGGGCATCCGCAACGCGGTGGCCATCGCCTGGAATCCGTTCGCCGACGCGCTCTACGTCGTGCAGCACGGCCGCGACCAGCTCGATACGCTCTGGCCCGAGTACTTCGACGCCGAGGACAACGCCAACCTGCCGGCCGAGGAGTTCTTCCGCGTGGATGAGGGGGACGACTTCGGCTGGCCCTACTGCTACTACGACCCGATTCAGAACAAAAAGGTGCTGGCGCCCGAGTATGGCGGCGACGGCCAGACCGTCGGGCGCTGCGATCAGTTTGAGGATCCGATCGTGGCCTATCCGGCCCACTGGGCCCCCAACGACCTGATCTTCTACGACGGCACGCAGTTTCCCGAGCGCTACCGGGGCGGCGCCTTCATTGCCTTCCATGGCTCCTGGAACCGCGCGCCGCTCCCGCAGGCCGGCTACAACGTGGTTTTCCAGCCCATGAATGCGGACGGCACGCCGGCCGGCGATTGGGAGGTGTTTGCCGACGGCTTTGCCGGTACCGACCAGATCCGGAGCACGGGCGACGCCAAGCACCGGCCGATGGGACTGGCCGTGGGGCCTGACGGTTCGCTCTACATCTCCGATTCGGTCCGCGGCCGCATCTGGCGGGTGATCTATCGGGGAAGCTGA
- a CDS encoding ABC transporter ATP-binding protein, with product MSTIALEVQGCSRRFRSRKGTVQALQDVTFQVPEGACCGLLGPNGAGKSTLIRILANVLKPDAGRISVLGEPLRWGKHAYKQQVGFMLEDLALMERLTGREQLELAARLYGLSPEQATATIEALVAPFEVATALDRWIETYSHGMRRQLAFLLALLHRPRLLVLDEPFEAMDAQALEAAITLLHAHHRQGATLLISSHRLDKLERLCDHLVVLHRGRVRFAGSLADFRDHLPAAESLETAYLHWLREG from the coding sequence ATGAGCACGATCGCACTGGAAGTTCAGGGCTGCTCCAGACGCTTCCGTAGCCGGAAAGGTACCGTGCAGGCCCTGCAGGATGTGACCTTTCAGGTGCCCGAGGGGGCATGCTGTGGTCTGCTGGGACCCAACGGCGCCGGCAAAAGCACGCTCATTCGCATCCTGGCCAACGTGCTGAAACCCGATGCGGGGCGGATCTCAGTGCTGGGCGAACCGCTCCGGTGGGGAAAGCACGCCTACAAGCAGCAGGTGGGCTTCATGCTCGAAGATCTGGCGCTGATGGAGCGGCTCACCGGTCGCGAACAGCTCGAACTGGCCGCCCGGCTCTACGGCCTATCACCGGAACAGGCGACGGCCACGATCGAAGCGCTGGTGGCGCCTTTCGAAGTCGCCACGGCACTCGACCGCTGGATCGAAACCTATTCGCACGGCATGCGCCGCCAGCTTGCCTTCCTGCTGGCGCTGCTGCACCGGCCGCGGCTGCTCGTGCTCGACGAACCCTTCGAAGCCATGGACGCACAGGCACTTGAAGCAGCCATCACCTTGCTCCATGCGCACCACCGCCAGGGTGCCACGCTTCTGATCAGCTCCCACCGCCTCGACAAACTCGAACGCCTCTGCGATCACCTCGTCGTGCTGCACCGGGGACGCGTGCGCTTTGCCGGATCGCTCGCCGACTTCCGCGACCACCTGCCCGCCGCCGAGTCTCTGGAAACCGCCTACCTGCACTGGCTTCGGGAGGGATGA
- a CDS encoding response regulator transcription factor: protein MPRPILLVEDEIAMAALLRQGLEEEGYAVEWVLTGEEALARLEHLEPALLVLDVRLPGMDGVEVCRQVRQRWPDLPVLMLTALDDVENRVRGLRAGADDYLPKPFAFEELLARIEALLRRSKRQPTRHLLRNGPLTLDLNARTATCGERTLSLTPREFDLLAYLMQHPRRAISRLQIYREVWGHDFDHGTSLLEVYISYLRRKLQEAGCPGYIATVRGVGYRYEPAEG, encoded by the coding sequence ATGCCTCGTCCGATTTTACTGGTGGAAGACGAGATCGCCATGGCGGCCCTGTTGCGTCAGGGGTTGGAGGAAGAGGGCTACGCGGTCGAATGGGTGCTCACCGGCGAAGAAGCCCTGGCGCGCCTGGAGCATCTGGAGCCGGCCCTGCTGGTGCTGGACGTACGACTGCCGGGCATGGATGGCGTGGAAGTGTGCCGCCAGGTACGCCAGCGCTGGCCGGATCTACCTGTTCTGATGCTGACGGCCCTCGACGATGTCGAAAATCGCGTGCGCGGGCTACGAGCCGGTGCCGACGACTATCTGCCCAAACCGTTCGCCTTTGAAGAACTGCTGGCCCGGATCGAAGCCCTGCTGCGCCGAAGCAAGCGCCAGCCCACCCGCCACCTGCTGCGCAATGGTCCGCTCACGCTCGACCTGAACGCCCGCACCGCCACCTGTGGCGAGCGCACGCTTTCCCTTACGCCGCGCGAATTCGATCTGCTGGCCTACCTGATGCAACACCCCCGTCGGGCGATTTCGCGGCTGCAGATCTACCGCGAAGTGTGGGGCCACGACTTCGACCACGGCACCAGCCTGCTCGAAGTGTATATCAGCTACTTGCGCCGCAAATTGCAGGAAGCAGGCTGCCCGGGCTACATTGCAACGGTCCGGGGCGTCGGTTACCGCTATGAACCGGCCGAAGGGTGA
- a CDS encoding carboxypeptidase-like regulatory domain-containing protein: MSELWKRWLIVLLGPLLWAGCLGDLPRDNPLDPRSDRYKPQGRLEGVVTRLYPPYPPLAGVAVRLLPAADSLQGGRLVYTGPNGRFAFDELPPGDYRLVAQAAGFRALEDTLTVSITAGQTQSVTVRMNALPRFTDYTAVTVHISRWWPATDLYRLEIEATVTDPDDVRDVVRVWLKIPALGFADTLEATQPAGRFFKALLQQELPGGSLHNLLGYALYLGARDRTGDTVYTPAFQLARVIEAVPVALDPRGLAAVDTTRPVLRWEPMNLPFTFTYRIDLVRREADLDIPILTLEGLASTLDSVRVPQPLTSGVYYWMVSVVDIFGNRSRSKEAGFQVP; encoded by the coding sequence ATGTCGGAGCTCTGGAAACGCTGGCTGATCGTGCTACTCGGTCCGCTGCTGTGGGCCGGTTGCCTGGGCGATCTGCCCCGGGACAACCCACTGGACCCACGGTCGGATCGCTACAAGCCGCAGGGACGCCTGGAAGGGGTGGTTACCCGGCTGTATCCACCCTACCCGCCGCTGGCGGGCGTGGCCGTACGCCTCCTGCCCGCCGCCGATTCGCTGCAGGGCGGGCGCCTGGTCTACACCGGCCCGAACGGACGCTTCGCCTTCGACGAACTGCCGCCCGGCGACTACCGCCTGGTAGCACAGGCCGCGGGCTTCCGGGCGCTGGAGGACACGCTGACGGTCTCGATCACCGCCGGCCAGACGCAGTCGGTTACCGTGCGCATGAACGCCCTGCCCCGCTTCACCGACTATACGGCCGTCACCGTGCACATCAGCCGCTGGTGGCCGGCCACCGACCTGTACCGCCTCGAAATCGAGGCCACCGTCACCGACCCCGACGACGTGCGCGACGTCGTGCGCGTGTGGCTGAAGATTCCCGCACTGGGCTTTGCCGACACGCTCGAGGCCACGCAGCCGGCCGGTCGCTTTTTCAAAGCGCTGCTCCAGCAGGAGCTGCCGGGCGGCTCGCTGCACAACCTGCTGGGCTACGCACTGTACCTGGGCGCGCGCGACCGCACGGGCGATACGGTCTACACGCCGGCCTTTCAGCTTGCCCGCGTGATCGAGGCCGTGCCCGTCGCGCTCGATCCACGCGGACTGGCCGCCGTCGATACCACCCGCCCCGTGCTGCGCTGGGAGCCGATGAATCTGCCCTTCACCTTCACCTACCGCATCGACCTGGTGCGGCGCGAAGCCGACCTGGACATCCCGATCCTGACGCTCGAAGGACTGGCCTCTACGCTCGATTCGGTACGCGTGCCGCAACCGCTGACGTCCGGCGTATATTACTGGATGGTTTCGGTGGTCGATATTTTCGGAAACCGCAGTCGCTCCAAAGAAGCAGGATTTCAGGTGCCATGA
- a CDS encoding TolC family protein, whose amino-acid sequence MLGLLLGLSLLLGNPDVAPAPDTLGIREALALALSHHPQLQALRARREALQGRRLQAYGIETPQLYFFREGIGSGQAFAEQGWTLVERIDFPLVTYYRLQANGLESRALTAELEATTARIRADVKRAYTDVLYAQELVHLRQEEVALLEQLREAVRARVAAGLATDLEVTRTEIQLADAQSRLETARRDFMQARYELFRVVGLDPEAQRYDIVFPDTLTYVAVEIPQEAVLARLDQLPELHSQQAQLQAARATVRQARASLLPQLQLDVYPQDYGNGYRFVGFQIGISLPLGFLPGYRGRVREARALYERRRWELEDLRLQLKKQAEQAWHGYETARIVVERYARQIRDRSRELLHRLQRGYRLGEVSLIELLDAQRLVLESEQRYYEALRDYYHQLIELERFLGHELTFTNP is encoded by the coding sequence ATGCTGGGTTTGCTGCTGGGATTGAGTCTGCTGCTGGGCAACCCCGACGTCGCCCCCGCCCCGGATACGCTGGGCATTCGGGAGGCACTGGCCCTGGCCTTGAGCCACCATCCACAATTGCAGGCGCTGCGCGCCCGGCGGGAAGCGCTGCAGGGACGACGGCTTCAGGCCTATGGGATCGAAACGCCACAGCTCTACTTTTTTCGCGAAGGCATCGGAAGCGGTCAGGCGTTCGCCGAGCAGGGCTGGACGCTGGTCGAGCGCATCGACTTCCCGCTGGTTACTTATTATCGCCTGCAAGCCAACGGCCTGGAATCCCGGGCGCTGACGGCCGAACTGGAAGCCACGACCGCGCGCATCCGCGCCGACGTGAAACGCGCCTATACCGACGTGCTCTACGCGCAGGAACTGGTGCATCTCCGACAGGAAGAGGTCGCACTGCTCGAGCAACTCCGGGAGGCAGTGCGTGCGCGCGTGGCGGCCGGACTGGCAACCGATCTGGAGGTGACGCGCACCGAAATCCAGCTGGCCGACGCGCAGTCGCGGCTGGAAACCGCACGTCGCGACTTCATGCAGGCACGCTACGAACTGTTTCGGGTCGTCGGACTTGATCCGGAAGCTCAGCGCTACGACATAGTCTTTCCGGATACCCTCACCTATGTGGCCGTCGAGATTCCCCAGGAGGCGGTGCTGGCACGCCTCGACCAGTTGCCCGAACTGCACAGCCAGCAGGCGCAGCTTCAGGCAGCCCGGGCAACTGTCCGGCAGGCACGGGCTTCGTTGCTCCCTCAGCTGCAACTGGACGTCTATCCCCAGGATTACGGAAATGGGTATCGATTTGTGGGCTTTCAGATCGGGATTTCACTTCCGCTGGGGTTTTTGCCGGGATATCGGGGACGTGTACGCGAAGCCCGCGCCCTTTATGAAAGGCGACGATGGGAGCTGGAAGACCTGCGCCTTCAACTCAAAAAACAGGCCGAGCAGGCTTGGCATGGCTACGAGACCGCCCGCATCGTCGTCGAACGCTACGCTCGCCAGATCCGCGACCGTTCACGTGAGCTGCTGCACCGTCTGCAACGCGGCTACCGCCTGGGCGAAGTCAGCTTGATCGAGTTGCTCGACGCGCAGCGGCTTGTTCTGGAAAGCGAGCAGCGTTATTATGAGGCGCTTCGGGACTATTATCACCAGCTGATCGAACTGGAGCGATTTCTTGGACATGAACTGACCTTCACCAACCCCTGA
- a CDS encoding sensor histidine kinase — MPPSSRHPSFLNRLLVQSGGTLIAALALLGLLAWLAAYGWINELARLPLRNEIQLVASRIVRDDHLDVDAYYWDEPHHRLLERHVDPYFLQVFDARGHLIRQSANIRLLSDRYPEVLLHAPVQHEPFWKPLQTFQVGEYRLYYLVFPLHDPAGRYLGAIQLARFEPGFVALYRQLALGLFVSWVLLSGLILTLLAVSGRRVLRPLHELTRATAALSPESLHEPIRLTSPLDRETAQLLATLNALLHRLHRAFDELRRFTANAAHELKTPLAILHGQAELALRRPRSTDSYRTTLRQILDQTEQMTRLVQHLLLLSRLDQPEAAFPFAPVDFSELAAREQELFATRARTRGVTLTASLAPDARLYGVETLLQEVVRNVLDNAVKYTTQGQIDVVVHTANAHVLFEVRDTGIGIPREALPHVTERFYRAPQTAPDIEGHGLGLALVARIVALHQGTLEITSDPGQGTTVRITLPALSVTASEPTPMAQLPR, encoded by the coding sequence ATGCCTCCATCTTCCCGCCATCCATCCTTTCTGAACAGGCTGCTTGTGCAGAGCGGTGGTACCCTGATCGCCGCTCTGGCCCTGCTGGGTCTGCTGGCCTGGCTGGCGGCCTACGGGTGGATCAACGAACTGGCACGGCTCCCGCTACGCAACGAAATCCAACTGGTCGCCAGCCGCATTGTCCGCGACGACCATCTGGACGTCGACGCCTATTACTGGGACGAACCGCACCATCGGCTGCTGGAACGGCACGTGGATCCTTATTTTCTGCAGGTCTTCGATGCCAGAGGACACCTGATCCGCCAGTCGGCCAACATACGACTCCTCTCGGACCGCTATCCCGAAGTGCTCCTGCACGCACCGGTGCAGCATGAACCGTTCTGGAAGCCGCTCCAGACGTTTCAGGTGGGCGAATATCGCCTCTATTATCTGGTGTTTCCCTTACACGATCCAGCCGGACGCTATCTGGGCGCTATTCAACTGGCCCGCTTCGAACCCGGCTTTGTGGCGCTTTATCGTCAGCTTGCCCTTGGCCTTTTTGTAAGCTGGGTGCTGCTTTCGGGATTGATTCTGACGCTGCTGGCCGTCAGTGGCCGACGCGTGCTGCGTCCTTTGCACGAACTGACCCGGGCGACGGCCGCCCTTTCGCCTGAAAGCCTCCACGAACCCATCCGCCTGACGTCTCCGCTGGACCGGGAGACCGCCCAGCTGCTGGCCACGCTGAACGCGCTGCTCCATCGTCTGCACCGGGCTTTCGATGAACTCCGGCGCTTTACGGCCAACGCAGCCCACGAGCTGAAAACGCCACTGGCCATCCTCCACGGTCAGGCGGAGCTGGCCCTGCGACGCCCACGCTCGACGGATAGCTACCGCACCACCCTGCGCCAGATCCTCGATCAGACCGAGCAGATGACGAGACTGGTCCAGCACCTGCTGCTGCTGAGTCGTCTGGACCAGCCTGAGGCGGCCTTTCCATTTGCCCCGGTGGACTTCTCCGAGCTGGCCGCCCGCGAACAGGAGCTTTTTGCAACGCGCGCCCGCACCCGCGGTGTTACGCTGACGGCATCGCTGGCACCAGACGCCCGGCTTTATGGCGTCGAAACCCTTCTGCAGGAGGTTGTCCGAAACGTGCTGGACAATGCGGTCAAATACACCACGCAGGGACAAATTGACGTGGTGGTGCACACCGCGAATGCCCATGTGCTTTTCGAAGTCCGCGACACGGGCATCGGGATCCCGCGCGAGGCGTTGCCACACGTCACCGAACGATTCTACCGTGCCCCCCAGACAGCTCCCGACATCGAAGGACACGGTCTGGGCCTGGCCCTTGTAGCCCGCATCGTGGCCCTCCACCAGGGCACTCTGGAAATCACCTCCGACCCCGGCCAGGGCACCACGGTGCGCATTACGCTACCTGCGCTGTCGGTAACGGCTTCCGAACCCACACCAATGGCTCAGCTTCCCCGATAG
- a CDS encoding efflux RND transporter periplasmic adaptor subunit, whose product MRRITLTILVLMSLSACRRAPIEALLPEAIGVPPSLQADSASASYRVVRLDTAQQRRLQVQVAPVRYERATYTVSIPGEVYPAPGLMAQVSTPIDGRVARLYVPEGEAVQRGQVLLELESLAFAELVSAFLQAQAEEAYLARQVARLRQLVTEQLTPQSTLDQTEADYLRAQARRQAAEVRLRALGVTPEVAQALGQQERPLLPLRAPIDGYVDQHQVELGQAVSANQTLMTIVDPSRVHIRGFLAPDDALGLQPGDSVRLVLQVPDSLTLGARVHTINPALDPENRAVVVNILADTRQGWPRPGQNVRLWIRLRTPRPVYVVPLAALTYDGQQAIVFVQQAPDTYEVRPVTVWRTDAAQALLLEGVREGERVVVHPVFSLKALMRYSEFAEE is encoded by the coding sequence ATGCGCCGTATTACGCTGACAATCCTGGTGCTGATGAGCCTGAGCGCCTGTCGCAGGGCGCCGATCGAAGCGCTGCTTCCGGAAGCGATCGGCGTCCCTCCTTCCCTACAGGCGGATTCCGCTTCGGCAAGTTATCGGGTGGTGCGCCTGGACACGGCCCAGCAGCGCAGGTTGCAGGTACAGGTGGCTCCGGTGCGCTACGAGCGCGCCACGTACACCGTCAGCATTCCCGGCGAAGTCTATCCGGCGCCGGGCCTGATGGCCCAGGTTTCCACGCCGATTGATGGCCGGGTAGCCCGGCTGTACGTTCCCGAAGGAGAAGCTGTGCAGCGGGGGCAGGTGCTGTTGGAACTGGAGAGTCTGGCGTTTGCCGAGCTGGTCTCGGCCTTTTTGCAGGCGCAGGCCGAGGAGGCCTATCTGGCGCGGCAGGTGGCCCGCCTCCGGCAGCTGGTGACCGAGCAGCTCACGCCGCAGAGCACGCTTGACCAGACCGAGGCCGATTATCTGCGCGCGCAGGCGCGCCGTCAGGCGGCTGAAGTACGTCTGCGTGCGCTCGGGGTTACGCCCGAAGTCGCACAGGCGCTGGGGCAACAGGAACGCCCCCTGCTTCCTCTGCGGGCGCCCATCGACGGGTACGTGGACCAGCATCAGGTAGAGCTGGGCCAGGCCGTTAGCGCCAATCAGACGCTGATGACGATTGTCGATCCATCGCGGGTGCACATCCGGGGATTTCTGGCCCCCGACGATGCGCTGGGTCTGCAACCGGGCGATTCCGTTCGGCTGGTGCTTCAGGTCCCCGATTCGCTGACGCTGGGTGCCCGGGTCCACACGATTAATCCGGCGCTCGACCCGGAAAACCGGGCCGTGGTCGTCAACATCCTGGCCGATACCCGTCAGGGCTGGCCGCGACCCGGGCAAAACGTCCGGCTATGGATCCGATTGCGGACGCCCCGACCGGTCTATGTCGTACCCCTGGCAGCCCTCACCTACGACGGCCAGCAGGCCATCGTCTTTGTGCAACAGGCTCCCGATACCTACGAGGTGCGTCCCGTGACCGTCTGGCGCACCGATGCCGCTCAGGCGCTTCTGCTCGAGGGCGTTCGTGAAGGCGAACGCGTGGTCGTTCATCCGGTCTTCAGCCTGAAGGCCCTGATGCGTTACAGCGAATTTGCCGAAGAGTAA